A window of the Hypomesus transpacificus isolate Combined female chromosome 8, fHypTra1, whole genome shotgun sequence genome harbors these coding sequences:
- the LOC124470317 gene encoding LOW QUALITY PROTEIN: polycystic kidney disease 1 like 1 (The sequence of the model RefSeq protein was modified relative to this genomic sequence to represent the inferred CDS: deleted 1 base in 1 codon) — translation MDDVVYFIFIRISDREDRGNVATVTQQRRHQPVFKPDVVRIHTEREAYPTDTVVTFLALPSEGGPREFLWNFGDSRPIRTTSPTVSRIYRTPGRYIVVVTASDGVTSVTSDPLHLVVQTAVRPSRLEHLPSVVQNHSLVFSCRTRTGTNITYSWSFGDGESRTGQSTEQHTFYRTGVFRVEVTMSNLVSSASLRGEVFVVVRPCQPPPVKNMGPLNTQVRRDQKLRLSVTLETEVQCDVSRGLGYHWTVRDPGGLVVPLPGVDPLRQSLTLPTHTLLYGTYNAVARVSVVGSVVYSNYSVRVEVLPSPPVAFILGGTNVFLARGNVSALALDGHRSYDPDQPAGALSYNWSCKPISSIDSSCFDQPVDTSLPVLLLPGGALKQSFDQFRFTLTVSSGERSASSDTFVTVTPHLSRRVWMNCSLCQGDRLNWDQALSVRAGCEGCGLDPVLYSWTLFLVNATSKVQIDVPFCQVVDLIFPSTIISDPPVLSPSSDTPDSSSQHFGQSDILAEFHLGSDLLEDSNFPFAVLESSDYDVPFLGIEEGESALSEGRPTGGTSESSGPGAEPGPGLGAEPGPTGPGWREDEGSNLVEAGPSPLVPPPTLLDLPREQVEPAVFQSYTHTGTSSPQLLLKPYSLKAGSRYLLEVSAHSQDALLGRTQLFLGTNPVPSGLSCQVQPSTGVEMDTPFSIFCSSGREDLQYAYSYSVADGPRHSLYEGRDFQFYFSLPAGDPGDGYKVHVHTMVRSMLGAATRPCSVTVRVQPRLFRSPAHNPDLHLYESGVRNLSVLVMLGGRVELRNYVVLLSSVLTRLSRDPDANTHTLTHTRSALISAVCELENSDQESLMENIDMLTELMQLPEQVTLARARQVMSHIRVISHSWAEPSQPAAFLLDQRAINTLVTLLTYSLQASATGDDVTSSSTGSGSEEQAVRLTSDCLQTAAELLLKYVLSSRLHDHQLSTRLMDVQTTVHPHGLQLSVLSDSSTTFHLPASLGGRLDGGREGGVSEGGALDGGPHCVLSQLTTFRHNPWATVPAQLSGPADLSFYSCTTRRKISTRLVSQPINIQFHNTPSNVSGTKHSLLIGHINYHSFNITQQHLWQAVRVSVEFSRTESSTFPVLLLVRLFERPSPSQYHLHQTYKWEGTNTHIILPPSYLNTLGTGYVALLNADYSRGPRQGPPGSQVDYKLSLRASQCLSLTPQGPWTPQGCTTQLGAPHTPVNCSPARDLTVVCVLVVCVCVYAVLLLVCGRTCCEDEQEVVVLWDNPSSDRQLYAVTVHTGLCSSREMSARVYIVLYGDEGASLTRELHDPQCTLFKPNSRNTFILSTAEALGLLWGVYLWHDDSGSAPSWYLSQVEVCEVVEGWAGGRSWVFPAQCWLAGDQGDGQVERRLKVCTQGLGFTTLLCLKLSEYLSDFHLWVCVFTRPTPSVFSPSQRVSVCILQLLGHVCVTTLLVSPQDDLYTLELGLVDMSTDSLVTGMMSVLAVLPVVTAVSFLFRSREVRQEGSEVIEDVSRSPDNNGVEGVEVQEELPPGPPEGPPEGSPGWSRVCEGPGSSQLNRPGRLRASPCCFHSLAWALCLLLAVAYVGVSAALGVRFSSSKVLLWSHSLFCALLLCSALVQPGLIFIVAAGVSFWYRNRPDYLTPFRYRKRPDDLTSIQYMKRPDDLSSFGISNVEVLAARQRARFLRLVRPPTPKELRRRGRRRKRDTLIQNTLREVCVWASMLLLLLCIASGRFSRDQNRLNTAIRTHFTRGSSHPLLSVRTPEDWWNWSQTSLLDGLYWDNTASASGAAGLLQGSCVLIGRPVLTKITASHSAYCQWPSMMAGLLPGCLPGNRNRGAKWPAHSPTPVFPPVIGPPLCGRHGCQISLGRKRVGAEARLEALRSDGWVDGGTVALEVQFTLYSPGPSLVTSVSLRARRGPQGALVPSLHTQSSRLLHSPTAWDYVLMGCQPFQLVFLLLSLLQLYLQICSIWKKGMLGYWRVPWNWLEVGKSKHTQYTYIQYVHVLREYIHTHILECHHQVQQYQACLTLLFVLLGHCNPILAGRDMCVCDQAVSLCPQVSIILTAVMFSGHHACLTSHSLEVTHLLLGHDRKHVNLSSLSCWEQQSRSLQGLLLFFLTMKSMFVFRRTRVMMTSVSLLSDTFSCLLWPTVNTQRPFTFALCDPVPGIMSSSHVSATRNNENFSTLTSPHNTAFCLCQISGAVLLVALFSMSNLLPSLLHTPTTPCQGALWLAVFLAWSAMVTGLVSSLVRAARTSNRRRSPLALSEVTAYLWERASVLIGRRRKRCTDGHTQRKSYYLEEFESLVDELLFRLNAFSNSLHHTLPLKNYRGDSASLPSSLPSSPPTQGSQVAAFPSKLLAETPGSWRGAGGRSGQDVWEVITPHTWGETDWMENPTVYWENQPSHGSASSLAAWSPRTRHQAGVEAPRQVHTVVEVLVHSGERRPQHSQEQ, via the exons ATGGATGATgtggtttattttatttttattaggaTTTCTGACAGGGAAGACAGGGGTAACGTTGCAACTGTAACCCAGCAAAGGCGTCACCAGCCAGTCTTCAAGCCTGATG TGGTGAGGATTCACACGGAGAGAGAAGCGTATCCCACGGACACGGTCGTCACGTTCCTGGCCCTGCCGTCGGAGGGCGGTCCTCGGGAGTTCCTGTGGAACTTTGGAGATTCTCGCCCCATCAGAACGACCTCGCCTACCGTCTCCAGGATATACCGCACACCTGGCAG GTACATCGTGGTGGTGACGGCAAGCGACGGTGTGACCtccgtgacctctgaccctctcCACCTGGTGGTCCAGACAGCCGTGCGTCCCAGCAGGCTGGAGCACCTGCCCTCGGTGGTCCAGAACCACAGCCTGGTCTTCAGCTGCAGGACCCGCACCGGCACCAACATCACCTACAGCTGGAGCTTCGGGGACGGAGAGAGCAGGACGGGACAGAGCACGGAACAGCACACCTTCTACAG GACGGGAGTGTTTAGGGTGGAGGTGACCATGTCCAACCTTGTCAGCTCCGCCTCCCTGCGGGGGGAGGTGTTCGTGGTGGTCCGGCCCTGCCAACCCCCGCCTGTGAAGAACATGGGTCCTCTCAACACACAG GTGAGGAGGGATCAGAAGTTGCGTCTGAGCGTGACGTTGGAGACGGAGGTGCAGTGTGACGTGTCCCGGGGTCTGGGGTACCACTGGACGGTGCGTGACCCCGGGGGGCTGGTGGTCCCCCTGCCAGGCGTGGACCCTCTCCGGCAGAGCCTgaccctgcccacacacaccctgctgtatGGCACCTACAACGCCGTAGCCAGG GTGAGTGTTGTGGGCAGCGTGGTGTACAGTAACTACAGCGTGCGTGTGGAggtgctgccctcccccccagtgGCCTTCATCCTGGGGGGCACCAACGTCTTTCTGGCCCGTGGGAACGTCAGTGCCTTGGCCCTGGACGGACACCGCTCCTACGACCCTGACCAGCCTGCTGGTGCTCTCAG CTACAACTGGAGCTGTAAGCCAATCAGCTCCATCGACAGCTCCTGTTTTGACCAACCGGTGGACACCTCCTTGCCCGTGCTGCTGTTGCCGGGCGGAGCTTTGAAGCAAAGCTTCGACCAGTTCCGGTTCACCCTCACGGTTAGCAGCGGGGAACGCTCTGCCTCCTCGGACACCTTCGTCACGGTAACACCACACCTGTCCAG GAGAGTGTGGATGAACTGTTCCCTGTGTCAGGGAGACCGGCTGAACTGGGACCAGGCGCTGTCTGTCCGGGCGGGGTGTGAAGGCTGTGGCCTGGACCCTGTGCTTTACTCCTGGACCCTGTTCCTGGTCAACGCCACCAGTAAGGTGCAGATAGACG tcCCTTTCTGCCAGGTTGTTGATCTCATTTTCCCGTCCACCATCATATCGGACCCTCcggttctctctccttcttcaga CACCCCAGACTCCTCCTCTCAGCACTTTGGCCAGAGTGACATCCTGGCAGAGTTCCATCTGGGTTCCGACCTTCTGGAAGATTCTAACTTTCCCTTCGCTGTCCTGGAGAgttcag ATTACGACGTTCCCTTCCTGGgtatagaggagggagagtcaGCATTATCAGAAGGCAGACCCAcag GGGGGACCAGCGAGAGCTCAGGGCCGGGGGCGGAGCCAGGCCCCGGGCTGGGGGCGGAGCCAGGCCCCACCGGcccaggatggagggaggatgaggggagcaACCTGGTGGAggctggcccctcccccctggtccCTCCCCCCACTCTGCTGGACCTGCCCAGAGAGCAGGTAGAGCCTGCTGTGTTCCAGTCCTACacccacacag GAACCTcttccccccagctcctcctgaAGCCCTACAGTCTGAAGGCAGGCAGCAGGTATCTGCTGGAGGTGTCAGCCC ACTCCCAGGATGCATTGCTTGGGCGGACTCAGCTGTTCCTGGGGACCAATCCCGTGCCCTCGGGGCTGAGCTGTCAGGTTCAGCCCAGCACAGGGGTGGAGATGGACACACCCTTCAGCATCTTCTGCTCCTCcgggagagag gatctCCAGTATGCATACAGCTACAGTGTAGCTGACGGGCCCAGACACAGTCTTTATGAGGGCCGGGACTTCCAGTTCTACTTCAGCCTTCCTGCTGGAGACCCTGGGGATGGTTataaag TTCACGTCCACACCATGGTGAGGAGCATGCTGGGAGCAGCAACCAGACCTTGCTCCGTCACCGTCAGAGTTCAGCCCCGCCTCTTCAGAAGCCCCGCCCACAACCCCGACCTCCACCT gTATGAGTCAGGTGTGAGGAACCTGTCAGTGCTGGTGATGCTGGGAGGACGTGTGGAGCTCCGTAACTATGTGGTGCTGCTGTCCAGCGTCCTGACCCGCCTCAGCAGGGATCCtgacgccaacacacacacgctcacacacacgcgctccgCGCtcatctctgctgtgtgtgagcTGGAAAATAGTGACCAG GAGTCTCTGATGGAGAACATCGACATGCTGACAGAATTGATGCAGCTCCCTGAACAg GTGACGCTGGCCCGAGCCAGACAGGTGATGAGTCACATCCGGGTCATCTCTCACAGCTGGGCTGAGCCCAGCCAGCCTGCTGCTTTCCTGCTGGACCAGAGGGCCATTAACACTTTGGTGACCCTGCTCACCTACAGCCTGCAGGCCTCGGCCACTGGTGATGATGTCACGTCCAGCAGTACTGGATCTGGCTCTGAGGAGCAAGCGGTTAGACTGACGTCAGACTGTCTGCAGACTGCTGCTGAACTActgctg AAGTACGTCCTCTCCAGCAGGCTTCATGATCACCAGCTCAGCACCAGACTGATGGATGTTCAGACCACTGTCCACCCTCACGGGCTCCAGCTCTCTGTCCTCAGTGACAGCTCAACCACCTTCCACCTGCCGGCCTCGCTGGGTGGGCGTCtggacggggggagggagggg ggggtctCTGAGGGGGGGGCCCTGGATGGAGGCCCCCACTGTGTGTTGAGTCAGCTCACCACGTTCAGACACAACCCCTGGGCTACTGTACCTGCACAg ctgtCCGGGCCAGCTGATCTGAGTTTCTACAGCTGTACCACCAGGAGGAAGATATCCACACGCCTCGTCTCTCAACCAATCAACATCCAGTTCCACAACACACCCAGCAAC gtGTCTGGGACCAAGCACTCTCTCCTGATTGGCCACATCAACTACCACAGCTTCAACATTACCCAGCAGCACCTTTGGCAGGCTGTCCGGGTGTCTGTGGAGTTCAGCCGGACAGAGAGCAGCACCTTCCCCGTCCTGCTCTTAGTCAG gTTGTTTGagaggcccagccccagccagtaCCATCTTCACCAGACATACAAGTGGGAaggaaccaacacacacatcattctgCCCCCTTCCTATCTGAACa CTCTAGGGACAGGCTATGTGGCACTCTTGAACGCAGACTACAGCAGGGGCCCCCGACAAGGCCCCCCAGGCAGCCAGGTGGACTACAAGCTGAGCCTGAGGGCCAGCCAGTGCTTGTCCTTGACCCCCCAGGGGCCCTGGACGCCCCAGGGCTGCACCACCCAGCTGGGGGCCCCTCACACCCCCGTCAACTGCAG CCCTGCCAGAGACctgactgtggtgtgtgtgttggtggtgtgcgtgtgtgtgtacgctgtGCTTCTGCTTGTGTGTGGAAGGACATGCTGTGAGGACGAACAGGAAGTTGTCGTGCTGTGGGACAACCCCTCGTCTGACCGCCAGCTCTACGCTGTGACGGTTCACACCGGACTCTGCTCCTCACGAGAGATGTCTGCCAGG GTTTATATAGTACTGTATGGGGACGAAGGGGCCTCGCTGACCAGAGAACTACATGACCCACAGTGCACTCTGTTCAAACCCAACTCCAGGAATACATTCATACTGAG tacGGCAGAGGCTCTGGGGCTGCTATGGGGGGTGTACCTGTGGCATGATGActctggctccgcccccagcTGGTACCTGTCCCAGGTGGAGGTCTGTGAG gtggtggaggggtgggctgGTGGGCGGAGCTGGGTGTTCCCAGCCCAGTGCTGGTTGGCTGGAGACCAGGGTGATGGACAGGTGGAGAGGCGACTGAAGGTGTGCACCCAGGGGCTAGGATTCACCACG TTGCTGTGTCTGAAGTTATCGGAGTACCTGAGTGACTTCcacttgtgggtgtgtgtgttcacccggCCGACCCCCAGCGTGTTCTCACCCTCgcagcgtgtgagtgtgtgtatactgcAGCTGCTGGGCCACGTGTGTGTCACCACGCTGCTCGTGTCACCCCAGGACGACCTG TACACACTAGAGCTGGGGCTTGTCGACATGTCCACGGATTCCCTTGTGACGGGGATGATGAGCGTGCTGGCAGTGTTGCCCGTGGTAACAGCGGTGTCCTTCCTGTTCCGGAGTCGTGAGGTCAGAcaggaggggtcagaggtcatcgaGGACGTGAGCAGATCTCCGGACAATAACGGAGTTGAAGGTGTTGAAGTTCAGGAGGAACTTCCTCCAGGCCCTCCAGAGGGCCCCCCAGAGGGCAGTCCTGGCTGgagcagggtgtgtgagggtccaGGCAGCTCCCAGCTCAACAGACCAGGAAGGCTGAGGGCCTCTCCCTGCTGCTTCCACTCCCTGGCGTGGGCCCTCTGCCTGCTGCTGGCCGTGGCCTACGTGGGGGTCAGCGCTGCTCTGGGGGTCAG gttcaGCAGCAGTAAGGTTCTTCTGTGGAGTCACTCCCTGTTctgtgctctgctgctctgctccgcCCTGGTCCAGCCTGGTCTG ATCTTCATCGTAGCTGCAGGAGTCTCCTTCTGGTACAGGAACAGACCCGATTACCTCACTCCTTTCCGGTACAGGAAGAGACCTGATGACCTCACTTCCATCCAGTACATGAAGAGACCTGATGACCTCTCTTCTTTCGGCATCTCCAACGTGGAA gtgcTGGCGGCCCGTCAGAGAGCTCGGTTCCTGCGTCTGGTGCGGCCTCCGACCCCAAAAGAGCTTAGGAGGAGAGGACGGCGGAGGAAGAGGGACACACTCATACAGAACACACTccg ggaggtttgtgtgtgggcctccatgctgctgctcctgctctgcatcGCGTCCGGAAGGTTCTCCAGAGACCAGAACCGCCTCAACACAGCCATCAGGACACACTTcaccag gggtTCGTCTCATCCACTCTTATCGGTCAGAACCCCAGAGGACTGGTGGAACTGGTCCCAGACCAGCCTGCTGGATGGATTATACTGGGACAACACGGCCTCTGCCTCTGGAGCG GCTGGGCTGTTGCAGGGATCGTGCGTCCTGATTGGACGGCCCGTCTTGACGAAGATCACAGCGTCGCACTCCGCCTATTGCCAG TGGCCCTCCATGATGGCTGGCCTGCTTCCTGGCTGCCTACCTGGCAACCGCAACAGAGGAGCCAAATGGCCAGCTCACAGCCCCACTCCAGTATTCCCTCCTGTGATTGGTCCTCCTCTCTGCGGCCGTCATGGCTGCCAGATTAGCCTCGGCCGCAAAAG GGTGGGGGCTGAGGCCAGGCTGGAAGCTCTGAGGTCGGACGGCTGGGTGGATGGAGGTACGGTGGCTCTGGAGGTCCAGTTCACCCTGTACAGCCCCGGGCCGTCCCTCGTCACCAGTGTGAGCCTGCGGGCTAGGAGGGGCCCCCAGGGGGCGCTGGTGCCCTCGCTCCACACCCAGTCCTCCAGACTCCTCCACTCTCCCACAGCGTGGGACTACGTCCTCATGGGTTGCCAG cccttccagctggtcttcctcctcctctctctgctgcagcTCTACCTTCAGATCTGCTCTATCTGGAAGAAAGGCATGCTGGGATACTGGAGGGTCCCCTGGAACTGGCTGGAGGTGGGaaaatccaaacacacacaatatacatatatacagtatgtacatgTATTACgtgaatatatacacacacatatcctaGAATGCCATCACCAG gttcaaCAGTATCAGGCATGTTTGACCTTGTTGTTTGTCCTACTCGGTCACTGTAACCCTATACTGGCAGGtagagatatgtgtgtgtgtgatcaggctGTGTCCCTCTGTCCCCAGGTCAGTATAATCCTGACAGCTGTAATGTTCTCTGGTCACCACGCCTGTCTGACCAGCCACTCCCTGGAGGTCACCCACCTGCTGCTGGGACATGACCGCAAACACGTCAACCTCAGCTCTCTGTCCTGCTGGGagcag CAAAGCCGCAGCCTTCAGGGtctgctcctcttcttcctcacgATGAAGAGCATGTTTGTGTTCAGACGGACCCGAGTGATGATGACCTCCGTGTCTCTGCTCTCAGACACCTTCTCCTGCCTGCTTTGGCCCACGGTGAACACACAACGACCTTTCACCTTTGCCCTCTGTGACCCTGTGCCAGGCATAATGTCAAGTAGCCATGTCTCAGCCACCAGGAACAATGAGAACTTCTCAACCCTAACATCACCTCACAATACAgctttctgtctgtgt cagATCTCTGGGGCTGTCCTGTTGGTGGCGCTGTTCAGCATGAGCAAccttctgccctccctcctccacacccccaccacgCCCTGCCAAGGGGCCCTGTGGCTGGCTGTCTTTCTGGCCTGGTCTGCAATG GTCACTGGCCTGGTCTCCTCATTGGTCAGAGCTGCCAGGACGTCCAATAGGAGAAGGAGTCCTCTGGCGCTGTCCGAGGTCACGGCCTACCTCTGGGAGAGAGCGTCCGTGCTGATTGGCCGACGCAGGAAGCGGTGCACAGATGGCCACACCCAGAGAAAA AGCTACTACCTGGAAGAGTTTGAGAGTTTGGTGGATGAGCTGCTGTTTCGACTGAATGCCTTCTCCAACAGCCTTCACCACACCCTGCCCCTGAAGAACTACAGaggggacagtgcctctctcccctcctccctcccctct agTCCCCCCACCCAGGGCTCACAGGTAGCTGCATTCCCATCCAAGCTGCTGGCAGAGACCCCTGGGAGctggaggggagctggagggagatcCGGCCAGGACGTGTGGGAGGTCATCACGCCTCACACCTGGGGAGAGACTGATTGGATGGAGAATCCGACTGTGTATTGGGAGAACCAGCCCAGCCACggctcagcctccagcctggcTGCCTGGAGCCCCAGGACACGGCACCAAGCTGGTGTAGAGGCACCCAGACAGGTCCATACGGTGGTGGAGGTCCTGGTCCACAGTGGGGAGAGGAGACCCCAACACAGCCAGGAACAGTGA
- the pdia4 gene encoding protein disulfide-isomerase A4 translates to MRKIALLLMVLLGVAHFATVVRCDDDDAGLDSDSDADDTESDEEDEETDEDGGSEVKEENGVLVLTDSNFDTFIEGKDTVLVEFYAPWCGHCKQFAPEYEKIAQSLKNSDPPVPVAKVDATKSSALGQRFEVSGYPTFKILKKGEAVEYDAERTEEAIVARVKEVSQPDWQPPPEATLVLTNDNFDVVVNNADIILVEFYAPWCGHCKQLAPEYEKAAKELSLRSPPIPLGKVDATVQSDLASRFGVTGYPTLKIFRKGKAFDYNGPREKFGIVNYMSEQAGPPSKQVQTAKQVQELIKDGDDVVIVGVFSEDDDDEAYEIYMEACNSLREDFKFLHSFSSEVARLVKGSPGQVVSIQPEKFRSKYEPASLTLTIQGSTSVPDVQDFFRKSSLPLVGHRKQSNDAKRYSKRPLVVVYYGVDFSFDYRKATQFWRAKVLEVASDFPEYTFAIADEEDYADELKGLGLADSGEEVNVGILGDGGKKFSMEPEEFDADVLRDFVMAFKKGKLKPIIKSQPPPKNNKGPVKVVVGNTFDEIVMDEKKDVLIEFYAPWCGHCKKLEPDYLALGRKYKGEKDIVIAKMDATANDIPNDSYKTEGFPTIYLAPSNSKQNPIKFEGGDRTIEGFSKFLEEHATRLSQKRDEL, encoded by the exons ATGAGGAAAATAGCGTTGCTCTTGATGGTGTTGCTTGGGGTTGCCCATTTTGCGACAGTTGTCCGTTGTGATGATG ATGACGCAGGACTGGACAGCGATAGTGATGCCGATGACACCGAGAGCgatgaggaagacgaggagacTGATGAAGATGGAGGATCAGAAGTGAAAGAAGAAAACGGAGTTCTGGTCTTGACTGACAGCAACTTCGACACCTTCATAGAGGGGAAGGACACCGTGCTCGTTGAGTTTTACGCACCCTG GTGTGGTCACTGCAAGCAGTTTGCACCAGAGTACGAGAAGATCGCCCAGTCTCTGAAAAACAGTGACCCTCCTGTCCCTGTGGCCAAGGTGGACGCTACCAAGTCCAGCGCTCTGGGACAGAGGTTTGAGGTGTCTGGTTACCCCACCTTCAAAATCCTGAAGAAGGGAGAGGCGGTTGAATATGACGCTGAACGGACAGAGGAAG CCATTGTGGCTCGGGTGAAGGAGGTGTCCCAGCCCGACTGGCAGCCCCCCCCAGAGGCCACGCTGGTTCTGACAaacgacaactttgacgtggTGGTCAACAACGCTGACATCATCCTGGTGGAGTTCTACGCCCCCTG GTGTGGCCACTGTAAGCAGCTGGCTCCTGAGTACGAGAAGGCAGCCAAGGAGCTCAGCCTGCgttctcctcccatccccctgGGCAAGGTGGACGCCACCGTCCAGAGCGACCTGGCCTCCCGCTTCGGGGTGACTGGGTATCCCACCTTGAAGATCTTCCGGAAGGGCAAGGCTTTCGATTACAACGGACCCAGAGAGAAGTTTG gcATTGTGAACTACATGAGTGAGCAGGCGGGGCCTCCCTCCAAGCAGGTGCAGACAGCCAAGCAGGTGCAGGAGCTCATCAAAGACGGCGATGACGTTGTCATCGTGGGCGTGTTCTCCGAAGACGACGACGACGAGGCCTACGAAATCTACATGGAAGCCT GTAACTCTCTCAGGGAGGACTTCAAGTTCCTGCACAGCTTCAGCTCTGAGGTGGCCAGGCTGGTGAAGGGTTCCCCTGGCCAGGTTGTCTCCATCCAGCCAGAGAAGTTCCGCTCCAAATACGAGCCGGCGTCACTGACTCTCACTATTCAG GGCTCCACATCGGTCCCAGACGTTCAGGACTTCTTCAGGAAGTCGTCTCTTCCTCTGGTGGGACACAGGAAGCAAAGCAACGATGCCAAGCGCTACTCCAAGAGGCCTCTGGTGGTGGTCTACTACGGAGTGGACTTCAGCTTCGACTACAGGAAGG CCACCCAGTTCTGGAGGGCCAAAGTGCTGGAGGTGGCCTCGGACTTCCCAGAGTACACCTTTGCCATCGCGGACGAGGAGGACTACGCTGACGAGCTGAAGGGCCTGGGGCTCGCAGACAGCGGGGAGGAAGTCAACGTGGGGATTCTGGGAGATGGAGGCAAGAAGTTCTCCATGGAGCCTGAGGAGTTCGATGCTGACGTTCTCAGAGACTTTGTGATGGCCTTCAAGAAAG GAAAACTGAAGCCCATCATCAAGTCTCAGCCCCCCCCTAAGAACAACAAAGGACCAGTGAAGGTCGTTGTGGGGAACACTTTCGACGAGATCGTCATGGATGAGAAGAAGGACGTCCTGATCGAGTTCTACGCGCCGTGGTGCGGCCACTGCAAGAAGCTGGAGCCAGACTACCTGGCCCTGGGCAGGAAGTacaagggagagaaggacatCGTCATAGCCAAGATGGACGCCACCGCTAACGACATCCCCAACGACAGCTACAAAACAGAGGGCTTCCCCACCATTTACCTGGCGCCTAGCAACAGCAAGCAAAACCCCATCAAATTCGAAGGAGGCGACAGAACGATAGAAGGATTTAGTAAGTTTTTGGAAGAGCATGCCACACGGCTATCGCAGAAAAGAGATGAACTTTGA